The following DNA comes from Synechococcus sp. CC9616.
GGGAAGCCTCAGGGGTTGTGGCCGGATGGATCAGGGCCGCCATCGGTGGTCGGTTCTCCGGGATGGTGTGGTGATCAGTGACGATCACCTCCATCGCAAGATCACGGGCCAGTTCAAGGGCTTGCCGCGCTGAAACACCGTTGTCGACCGTGATCAGAATCTTGATGCCGGCGTCATGCAGCACCTGAACCATGCGTGGATTCAGCCCATAGCCGTCATCGCTACGCGAGGGAATTGCCACTGTCGGTCTGGCCCCCAACGGCGTTAGCGCCTGAAGCAGCAGGGCACTGCTCGTCATGCCATCAGCGTCGTAGTCACCGCATATCGCGAGCGCTTCCTGATTTCTGCAGGCTCGACTGACCCTCTCAACAGCAATTTTGAGATCAGGGAAATGAGTCTTCGGATCCGGAAGCACTGGCGGATCAAGCAGGTCGATGGCTTCCTGCTCGGTTCTGATGCCTCGCCGCTTCAGCAGACAGCGGAGAGGAAGAGGGAGGTCGCATCCAGACAGGGGATCCGGCTCGATCACCGCAGGAAGGGACCAGACCCAGGAATGCTTGGCTTCGGACAACGGTTGGGGCAGAGGACGGCGCCGTCGGACAGCATTGTGCTCTGCAGTTAAGGATCTGGCCTCCATGACCCAGCTTCGCGCTGTCTTCTGGGATGTCGATGGCACCCTTGCGGACACGGAGATGGACGGTCACCGTCCGGCGTTCAACGCTGCTTTCAACAAGCTCGGCCTGCCGATCCACTGGGATCCGGAGCTTTACGCCAGGTTGCTGTCCATTCCCGGTGGTCTGCGACGGGTTCGGGCCTATCTCTCAGAGCGAAATCTGCCGGTGAATGAACAGCAGCTTCTGGACCTGCGAGAGATTAAACGCAGCATCTACCTGCAACGCATTCAGGATGGCTTCGTCGGCTGGAGACCGGGCGTTTGCCGTCTTTTGAAGGCCATTGACGCTGCCGATATTCCCCAGTGGATCGTCACGTCGAGTGGTAATGCCTCCGTCATGGCCCTGCTGGAAACTGGAGGCAAGGAACTGCCGCGGTTTGCGGGAATTGTCACGTCGGATGATGTGGATCAGGGGAAGCCCTCACCGGCGGGGTACTGCCTTGCCTTGCAACGAAGCGGTTGCCCTTCTGCAGACGGTCTTGCCGTGGAGGATTCCGCCGTTGGTCTGCAGGCAGCTCGAGCCGCAGGGTTGTCCTGTCTGTTGACCCCTTCGCCCTGGGATACGGACCTGGTTTCACTCATCCCCGAATCTGTTGCAGCGATGGATCATCTTGGAGATCCGACCAAACCAGCCAGCCAACTCCATGGCCCCCCTTGCCCAGATGGGCTTGTGACGCTGGAGTACCTGCAGGTTCTGATCTCCGGAACACCCCGATGAGCACAGTGCAAGACACACGTCTGTCTCGCGTTCAGGGTCGTTTTGGTGAGCGGTTTCTGCTCGGCTTCAAAGGGCCCTGGTTTCGCATCAGTCTTGTCATGCTTGCACTTCTGGGCGGATTTTTTCTGGGAAGCAATGCCACGGAGTACATCGGTGAGAGCCTTGCATTGCGGTCGCTCTCGGCCCTCACCTTTTTGGTGCTCGTGGAGCTGTTAATCCGGCTTCGATTCATGTTTGCAGGATCTCCAATGACCTTGTCCTGGCAGGTGATCGATAACCTCAGGATTGGTTTCGTCTATGCCTTGGTTCTGGAGGCCTTCAAGGTTGGATCCTGATCGTCCTCTGAAGATCCCAGAGAGGGATCTCGATCGGCTGCTGGCCTCCATCGGCGTGATGGAACGGCTGGTCTGGAAGCAAGCGTGGCTTGATCGCGGCATTGCTCAAGTTGGCCAGGAGCTCTGGGCTCCCGGGACCTCAGCTGATTGGCTCTGGTGCTTGGCCCTCCCTTTGCTCACGCTGGCTGAGCAGAGACGAGGGACCGGTCGCAGCCTGATCGGGCTGAGTGCTTTGCCTGGCTGCGGGAAGACCACGCTGGGGGCCTGGCTGGAAGTTGCCGCCGAGGCCATTGGCCTGTCGTTCCAGGTGGTGTCCATTGACGACTTTTATCTGTCCAGTCCCGCTTTGGATCAATCCATGGCGGGCAACCCCTGGGGTGTACCCAGGGCGATACCGGGAAGCCACGAACTTCAGCTCATGGCGACCGCTCTGGATGCATGGAAGTCGGGCCAATCGGTGCAGTTTCCATGTTTTGACAAGGCTCTTCGCGATGGTCGCGGAGATCGCAGCGGTTGGCGGAACTGTGATGCCTCGGTGCTGCTTCTTGAGGGCTGGTTCGTTGGTTGTGAACCGCTGGCTGAAGCCCATGCGCTTGATAGTGGTGCCGACCATCTCGAACCCTCTCTTCAGGATGGTGAACTCCGCTACAGATCAGCTGTCCAGAGCGCTTTGGAGGCTTATCAACCGATCTGGTCAATGCTGGACCATCTCTGGCAAATCAAGGCACCGAATCTGAACGCGCCGTCGTTGTGGAAACGCCAACAGAACGAATCTCAACAGCGTCTGCGGGGGTCGGGTCTTCCGGATGACGAACTTCGGAGCTTCATCCGGATGGTCAGCTCCGCCATCCCATCCCTCAGCTTTGAGCTTCCTCGAGCTGATGTGGTTTTCACCGCTGATGCGCAGCGGAATCTCAGTGGCCTGAGTCTCCGGACCTGAATCAGGACTCGCTGTCCTCTGTTTCGCTGATGGGATAGACAAATCCCTGTGCCCGGCCACTCAGAACCGACTTGCCGATCGACATGGCCCGCTGGGCTGCCACAGCAGCTTTGGCTTTCCAGGTGGCATGGCGCTGGTTGCGCTTGGCCTTGGAGGTTTTCTTCTTCGGTACAGCCATTGCGGCTCAGACATCACCAAACGCTGATTGTCCCGTTTGAAGAGGCTTTGCGTCAAATCGCTAATGTCTGCGCAGTGCTGATCTGCCGTGAGTTCTGATTCGAACGGCTCAAAGGAGTCCGCGGGAACCACGGTGTCGTCGCCATCGACGCTGTTCGGATTGCAGCGTGGTGAATCGCCCAGTTACTCAACCCTGCTGAAGGAGATCGAACAAGGCAAGGTCAAATCCCTTGAGTTGGT
Coding sequences within:
- a CDS encoding HAD-IA family hydrolase; translated protein: MTQLRAVFWDVDGTLADTEMDGHRPAFNAAFNKLGLPIHWDPELYARLLSIPGGLRRVRAYLSERNLPVNEQQLLDLREIKRSIYLQRIQDGFVGWRPGVCRLLKAIDAADIPQWIVTSSGNASVMALLETGGKELPRFAGIVTSDDVDQGKPSPAGYCLALQRSGCPSADGLAVEDSAVGLQAARAAGLSCLLTPSPWDTDLVSLIPESVAAMDHLGDPTKPASQLHGPPCPDGLVTLEYLQVLISGTPR
- a CDS encoding DUF565 domain-containing protein → MSTVQDTRLSRVQGRFGERFLLGFKGPWFRISLVMLALLGGFFLGSNATEYIGESLALRSLSALTFLVLVELLIRLRFMFAGSPMTLSWQVIDNLRIGFVYALVLEAFKVGS
- the rpmF gene encoding 50S ribosomal protein L32; the protein is MAVPKKKTSKAKRNQRHATWKAKAAVAAQRAMSIGKSVLSGRAQGFVYPISETEDSES